A genomic window from Salvia miltiorrhiza cultivar Shanhuang (shh) chromosome 5, IMPLAD_Smil_shh, whole genome shotgun sequence includes:
- the LOC130985985 gene encoding metacaspase-4, whose translation MAKKAVLIGCNYPGTKAELKGCINDVRRMHDCLIDRYGFSEDDITVLIDTDDSYKQPTGHNIRAALSDLVDSARPGDFLFVHYSGHGTRLPAETGEEDDTGYDECIVPTDMNLITDDDFRDLVDKVPSGCQITIVSDSCHSGGLIDEAKEQIGESHRKSGEEEEEEEKDSGGFRNFLRRSVGDAIESRFGRRKDDQEEAIEESEESEGIKNKSLPLSTLIELLKQKTGKEDIDVGKLRPTLFDVFGEDASPKVKKFMNFIFGKIKGEGGAGDGGGFLGMVGGLAQQFMQQKLQENDESYAEPALATHVGSKEEAYAGAGKKGLADTGILISGCQTDQTSADATPAGDASKAYGALSNAIQTILAESDGRVSNQELVTKARQLLQKQGYTQRPGLYCSDHHVDAPFVC comes from the exons ATGGCGAAGAAGGCTGTTCTGATCGGCTGCAACTACCCTGGGACCAAGGCGGAGCTCAAGGGATGCATCAACGACGTGCGGCGGATGCACGATTGCCTCATCGACCGTTACGGCTTCTCGGAGGATGACATCACCGTCCTCATCGACACCGACGATTCCTACAAGCAGCCCACTGGCCACAACATACGCGCCGCGCTCTCCGATCTCGTCGATTCCGCCCGCCCCGGTGACTTCCTCTTCGTCCACTACAGTGGCCACGGCACCCGCCTTCCCGCCGAGACCGGCGAGGAAGACGACACCGGCTACGATGAGTGCATTGTCCCCACCGACATGAACCTTATAACCG ATGATGATTTCAGAGATTTGGTTGACAAAGTGCCGAGCGGGTGCCAGATCACGATCGTGTCGGATTCGTGTCACAGCGGAGGACTGATTGATGAGGCCAAGGAGCAGATTGGAGAGAGCCATAGAAAGAGcggggaagaagaagaggaggaggagaaggaCTCCGGAGGATTCAGGAACTTCCTGCGCAGGAGCGTCGGAGATGCAATTGAGTCGCGATTCGGCCGACGCAAAGACGACCAAGAAGAAGCAATTGAAGAAAGTGAAGAAAGTGAAGGCATAAAAAACAAATCTCTACCGCTCTCAACTCTCATAGAGTTGCTCAAGCAAAAAACTGGCAAGGAAGATATCGATGTGGGCAAGCTGCGGCCCACCCTCTTCGACGTCTTCGGAGAAGATGCCAGCCCCAAGGTCAAGAAGTTCATGAATTTCATATTTGGCAAAATAAAAGGTGAAGGGGGGGCAGGGGATGGTGGGGGGTTTTTGGGAATGGTTGGAGGCCTAGCTCAGCAGTTTATGCAGCAAAAGCTCCAAGAAAACGACGAGAGCTACGCGGAACCTGCATTGGCAACCCATGTTGGAAGCAAGGAGGAAGCCTATGCCGGAGCAGGCAAGAAAGGGCTAGCGGATACCGGCATTCTCATCAGCGGCTGCCAGACCGATCAAACATCAGCGGACGCCACCCCTGCAGGCGACGCCAGTAAAGCTTATGGCGCTCTGAGTAACGCCATTCAGACTATTCTTGCTGAATCCGATGGCAGAGTGAGTAACCAAGAGCTGGTGACCAAGGCAAGGCAGCTTTTGCAGAAACAGGGCTACACCCAGCGTCCCGGATTATACTGCAGCGATCACCACGTTGATGCTCCTTTTGTTTGCTGA